In the Muricauda sp. MAR_2010_75 genome, one interval contains:
- a CDS encoding sialidase family protein → MKKNTFASNLLFILFLHIGMAQNAPGFVKLDTSKNVLPGKNIAVPSQFKYYPLVEPTIASHPNDTNHLLAAAMVVTDKNSPYESCRLSSFVSKDGGVTWKETAHDYWGYDPWVALLSNGKAALSWLGTPKSFRGQFPMVVFSSNDGGENWNSSEEVLSGLGHGHDGTKLVGYKDVFYLTTVQFNANMGADVVLYESKKNKGFSEVASIDGKGRRLNFCEPAVLTNGRVVVPTMHGQGKIWVNVYQPETQKMSERYVVSNNPKLGRGYARMASDVGAQSKFTNRVYFVRAVANGSGSQGVWLNYSKDEGRTWTQEKRIDLFDNGRPSKANVPSVTVNTNGVVGISWMDGQHSDDQKSYDVYFSISMDGGESFQRPVRITEVSSNPRTEANGDVGNKFIGGGHYLGLTSKPDGSFQLIWSDSRTGMFQLQTCNVKII, encoded by the coding sequence ATGAAAAAAAATACTTTTGCCAGCAATCTCCTTTTTATCTTGTTTTTACATATAGGAATGGCCCAAAATGCACCTGGATTTGTCAAGTTGGACACTTCAAAGAATGTATTGCCAGGGAAGAATATTGCCGTACCCTCCCAATTTAAGTACTATCCATTGGTGGAACCCACAATTGCTTCCCATCCCAATGATACTAACCATCTTCTTGCTGCAGCCATGGTTGTTACGGACAAAAACAGTCCTTATGAAAGTTGTAGGTTGTCCAGTTTTGTTTCCAAGGATGGAGGTGTAACATGGAAAGAGACTGCCCATGATTATTGGGGCTATGACCCATGGGTAGCGTTATTGTCCAATGGAAAGGCAGCCCTAAGTTGGTTGGGAACTCCGAAAAGTTTTCGTGGTCAATTTCCGATGGTTGTTTTTAGTTCAAATGATGGCGGGGAAAACTGGAATTCATCAGAGGAGGTGCTTTCTGGATTGGGCCATGGACATGATGGTACAAAGTTAGTGGGATACAAAGATGTATTTTACTTGACTACGGTTCAATTCAATGCGAACATGGGAGCGGATGTGGTGTTGTACGAATCCAAAAAAAATAAAGGTTTCAGCGAAGTAGCCTCCATTGATGGTAAAGGAAGACGGCTAAATTTTTGTGAGCCAGCTGTGCTTACCAATGGCCGGGTAGTGGTTCCCACCATGCACGGTCAGGGAAAGATTTGGGTCAATGTCTATCAGCCAGAAACCCAAAAAATGTCAGAACGGTATGTGGTTTCCAACAACCCGAAACTGGGACGGGGTTATGCCAGAATGGCTTCTGATGTTGGTGCCCAATCAAAATTTACCAATAGGGTTTATTTTGTCAGGGCTGTGGCCAATGGATCAGGCAGTCAAGGCGTTTGGTTGAATTATTCCAAGGATGAAGGTAGAACATGGACCCAAGAAAAAAGAATTGACCTTTTTGACAATGGAAGACCAAGCAAGGCCAATGTTCCCAGTGTAACGGTGAACACAAATGGGGTAGTTGGCATATCGTGGATGGATGGCCAACATTCGGATGACCAAAAATCATACGATGTTTATTTCTCCATTTCTATGGATGGCGGGGAGAGTTTTCAACGTCCTGTTCGAATAACGGAGGTCAGTTCCAACCCAAGAACCGAAGCCAATGGCGATGTGGGCAATAAGTTTATTGGGGGAGGGCATTATCTAGGGCTTACGTCCAAACCAGATGGTAGCTTTCAATTGATTTGGAGCGACAGTAGAACTGGAATGTTTCAACTTCAGACCTGTAATGTCAAAATCATATGA
- a CDS encoding response regulator, translated as MYKEIYLVDDEDLVNTVNAIHFRRMGMEDKLKSFTNPELALDDLRFRDDPNVKTLILLDINMPEMSGFEFLEFMMLEDFPETNKVLLVTSSESDEDREEAKKYDKYVKEFITKPLQIEHLEEFLQGSYS; from the coding sequence ATGTACAAGGAAATTTATTTGGTCGATGATGAGGACCTTGTTAACACCGTGAATGCAATCCATTTCAGAAGAATGGGAATGGAGGATAAACTTAAAAGCTTTACCAACCCCGAATTGGCACTTGATGATTTGAGGTTTAGGGATGACCCAAACGTTAAAACATTGATTCTTCTTGATATAAACATGCCGGAAATGAGCGGATTTGAATTCCTGGAATTCATGATGCTTGAAGATTTTCCGGAAACCAACAAAGTCTTGCTCGTTACATCGTCAGAATCGGATGAGGATAGGGAAGAAGCCAAAAAATACGATAAATACGTAAAGGAATTTATTACAAAGCCATTGCAGATTGAGCATTTGGAGGAATTTCTGCAAGGTTCATACTCCTAA
- a CDS encoding ATP-binding protein has translation MKKKQVRIQDAIEIFEDSSDVVWTMDKEFQLTTFNQMFEHKFKEEFGRAPEKGEDLRDIYNKSWFFSVCGKGCERALNHYATTAKHTLVKNGSFRVHEFAFQPFIDISGKVMGCCIWQKDITNEVDNIHRLEDIETRYDEVQEIANVGHWNWDMLKNKITWSNQLFNIFGQVPGEFEATYEALMEIIHPEDRKAFNEDVERCIRKNELHDIVHRIVINNGEVKYVHQKGRAYYDVKNKPYRMSGTTQDVTKDVQSNEQIVQQNNELQNFVRIISHNLRGPISNLLMLSKIYEWGKDEMNDDIVKKIEITTEALDHTIKDLNLSLSMRNTDKERFRDIRLAEVMKDVDGLLSEEMEKTNADIKTDFSQADSILGLKSYFVNILYNLILNAINYAKEDVRPIIEISTLTTDDAILIHIKDNGIGMELTPERERKIFNMYGRLSGETSGKGLGLYLVKTQIEAMEGKISVQSEIGVGTTFTIQFQK, from the coding sequence GTGAAAAAAAAGCAGGTTCGCATTCAAGATGCAATTGAAATTTTTGAAGACAGCAGTGATGTTGTCTGGACCATGGATAAGGAGTTCCAGTTGACCACTTTCAACCAAATGTTTGAACACAAGTTCAAGGAAGAATTTGGTAGAGCCCCCGAAAAAGGCGAAGATCTAAGGGATATATATAACAAGAGCTGGTTCTTTAGTGTTTGTGGGAAAGGCTGTGAGAGGGCATTGAACCACTATGCTACAACTGCAAAGCACACCTTGGTCAAGAATGGTTCTTTTCGCGTGCATGAATTTGCGTTTCAACCATTTATTGATATATCCGGTAAAGTGATGGGGTGCTGTATTTGGCAAAAGGACATTACCAATGAAGTTGATAACATCCATAGGCTTGAAGATATTGAGACGAGGTATGATGAAGTTCAGGAAATAGCCAATGTAGGCCATTGGAACTGGGATATGTTAAAGAACAAAATAACATGGTCCAATCAACTTTTTAACATTTTTGGACAGGTTCCCGGCGAGTTTGAAGCTACCTATGAGGCTTTAATGGAAATTATTCATCCAGAAGATAGGAAAGCTTTCAATGAAGATGTTGAGCGATGCATACGAAAGAACGAGTTGCACGACATTGTCCATAGAATCGTAATCAATAATGGTGAAGTTAAATACGTTCATCAAAAAGGTAGGGCCTATTATGATGTAAAAAACAAACCTTATCGCATGTCTGGCACTACACAAGACGTGACCAAGGATGTACAGTCCAATGAACAGATTGTACAACAGAACAATGAGCTTCAGAATTTTGTACGGATTATTTCCCATAACCTTAGGGGGCCCATCTCAAATCTCTTGATGTTGTCAAAAATATACGAATGGGGCAAGGATGAGATGAATGATGACATTGTAAAGAAAATTGAGATTACTACAGAGGCATTGGACCATACCATAAAAGACCTCAATCTTTCTTTGTCAATGAGAAATACAGATAAGGAAAGATTCCGAGACATTAGATTGGCGGAGGTGATGAAAGATGTGGATGGACTACTTTCTGAGGAAATGGAGAAGACCAATGCAGATATAAAAACGGATTTTTCCCAAGCGGATTCCATTTTAGGCCTCAAAAGTTATTTTGTCAATATTTTATATAACCTTATTCTAAATGCCATCAACTATGCAAAGGAAGATGTAAGGCCCATTATTGAAATTTCAACCCTGACCACAGATGACGCCATATTGATCCATATTAAGGACAATGGAATTGGAATGGAGCTAACCCCGGAAAGGGAAAGAAAGATTTTTAATATGTACGGTAGGCTCAGCGGTGAGACCTCGGGAAAAGGGTTGGGGCTGTACTTGGTCAAGACCCAGATAGAGGCCATGGAAGGTAAAATATCAGTACAGAGTGAAATAGGCGTGGGAACTACCTTCACCATCCAATTTCAAAAATAA
- a CDS encoding threonine/serine dehydratase, with translation MDKQLLIECHRRIKPFIHHTPVLTSRLIDEMVGAPLFFKCENFQRMGAFKMRGAANAIMQLSEKQKQNGVVTHSSGNFAQALSLAAHSLGVKAYIVMPHSAPQVKKNAVRGYGGQIIECEPTLEARELASKQIEEKYGATFIHPSNDTTVILGQGTACKELLESHPNLDYVVAPVGGGGLIAGTALAAHYFGNQCKTIGGEPFEADDAYRSLQSGQIERNSTANTIADGLKTQLGDRNFPIIQKHVEEIIRVTEKEIVSAMRLIWERLKIVCEPSSAVALAAVLKTKEKFTQKKVGILISGGNVDLDHLPF, from the coding sequence ATGGACAAACAATTGCTGATCGAATGCCATAGGCGGATAAAACCATTTATCCACCACACTCCTGTTTTAACCTCCCGCCTCATTGATGAAATGGTGGGCGCCCCACTCTTTTTTAAGTGCGAAAATTTTCAACGGATGGGAGCTTTTAAGATGCGTGGCGCCGCCAATGCCATTATGCAGCTTTCCGAAAAACAAAAACAAAATGGGGTGGTGACCCATTCCTCAGGGAATTTTGCGCAAGCCCTGTCTTTGGCCGCACACAGTCTTGGGGTGAAGGCTTACATTGTAATGCCCCATTCGGCACCCCAGGTAAAGAAAAATGCAGTAAGAGGGTATGGGGGTCAAATCATTGAATGTGAGCCTACACTGGAAGCTCGTGAGCTAGCGTCAAAACAGATTGAAGAAAAATATGGGGCCACTTTTATCCACCCTTCCAATGACACTACCGTTATCCTTGGACAGGGTACCGCATGTAAGGAACTGTTGGAATCCCATCCTAATTTGGATTATGTGGTGGCCCCAGTTGGTGGCGGTGGATTGATTGCCGGAACCGCGCTTGCCGCACATTACTTTGGAAATCAATGTAAAACCATTGGGGGCGAACCGTTTGAGGCTGACGATGCTTACCGTTCCTTGCAAAGTGGACAAATTGAGCGCAATTCTACAGCAAATACCATAGCTGATGGTCTTAAAACCCAATTGGGGGATAGAAACTTTCCCATCATCCAAAAACATGTGGAGGAAATAATTCGGGTAACAGAAAAGGAAATAGTTTCAGCCATGCGATTGATTTGGGAACGACTGAAGATTGTCTGTGAGCCTTCCAGTGCCGTTGCCTTGGCAGCTGTTTTAAAAACAAAGGAGAAATTTACCCAAAAAAAGGTAGGCATCTTAATCTCTGGGGGTAATGTTGATCTGGACCATTTGCCTTTCTAA
- a CDS encoding universal stress protein, with product MQKILIPTDFSENAWNAIDYAMQLFRNRRCTFYLLNTYTPVIPSSRFMAKMIDGERIVDAVRDSSERGLKKTVDRIKSKYGNPNHSFETISSFNLLVEEVKDLVDSIGIHLVVTGTKGASGIDEVFMGSNTVRIIKNTKKCPVLAIPFNYDYTTPSEIAFATDFTRFYTTSELMPLIEMAKMFNSSIRIVHVQYGIKALSELQQFNLNMLRRYLKGVEHYVHTVSEINSVSQTLEIFSKELDIHLLALLNYQHSYMEKMTREPIIKRAAFHTQIPLLVIPELGMEGVSPGSDEEVEEQAYQ from the coding sequence ATGCAAAAGATTTTAATACCTACGGATTTTTCGGAAAATGCATGGAATGCCATTGATTACGCCATGCAGTTGTTCCGTAACAGGCGTTGTACCTTTTATTTGCTCAACACCTATACCCCAGTAATTCCCAGTAGCAGATTTATGGCCAAAATGATTGATGGCGAGCGTATTGTAGATGCGGTAAGGGACTCATCAGAAAGGGGGCTAAAGAAAACGGTGGACCGTATCAAGAGCAAATATGGGAACCCAAACCATAGTTTTGAGACGATTTCCTCATTTAACCTACTGGTTGAAGAAGTCAAGGACCTTGTGGATTCCATAGGAATCCATCTGGTGGTTACGGGCACCAAGGGGGCTTCAGGCATTGATGAGGTCTTTATGGGCAGCAATACGGTGCGTATCATAAAAAACACTAAAAAATGTCCTGTTTTGGCCATCCCATTCAACTATGATTACACCACGCCATCTGAAATTGCCTTTGCTACCGACTTTACTCGGTTTTATACCACATCTGAATTGATGCCGTTGATAGAAATGGCCAAAATGTTCAATTCATCCATACGCATTGTACATGTGCAATATGGGATAAAGGCCCTTTCCGAGCTGCAACAGTTCAACCTAAACATGTTACGGAGGTATCTAAAAGGTGTTGAACATTACGTACATACGGTTTCTGAGATCAATTCAGTGTCGCAAACTTTGGAAATCTTCTCCAAAGAACTGGATATCCATTTGTTGGCTTTGTTGAACTATCAGCACAGTTATATGGAAAAAATGACACGGGAGCCCATCATTAAACGAGCAGCATTTCACACCCAAATACCATTGTTGGTGATTCCTGAGCTGGGCATGGAAGGGGTTTCTCCCGGTTCAGATGAAGAAGTGGAAGAACAGGCTTATCAATAG
- a CDS encoding Crp/Fnr family transcriptional regulator → MESRCENCIIRQFNSLRAMSKEELKKVSDSKTTKTIKKGQPLFEEGDKLNGVYCVRNGVSKLSKLSANGKDQIVKLATKGEVMGQRSVISDECTNLSAIAVSDMEVCFIPKESINHTLQSNPNFTLEVLRHMAHDLKEADDVIVNISQKTVKQRIAEAFLYLKNNFGEDEDGFLSLTLSREDISNVVGTATESAIRIISEFKKKGLIHTSGKKIGIKDERKLMELVEGF, encoded by the coding sequence ATGGAAAGCAGATGTGAAAATTGTATAATCCGGCAGTTTAACTCGCTACGCGCCATGAGCAAGGAGGAACTGAAAAAAGTCTCCGACTCCAAAACCACCAAGACCATAAAGAAAGGGCAACCCCTTTTTGAGGAAGGCGATAAGCTCAATGGTGTTTATTGTGTTCGTAACGGCGTTTCCAAGCTTTCCAAACTCAGTGCCAACGGTAAGGACCAAATTGTAAAATTGGCCACCAAAGGAGAAGTAATGGGGCAACGTTCTGTTATATCTGACGAGTGCACCAATCTTTCCGCCATTGCAGTAAGTGACATGGAAGTTTGCTTTATCCCCAAAGAAAGCATAAACCACACCTTGCAATCCAATCCCAACTTTACCCTGGAGGTACTTCGTCACATGGCCCATGATCTTAAGGAGGCTGATGATGTCATAGTCAATATTTCACAGAAAACGGTAAAACAGCGCATTGCAGAGGCCTTTCTTTACCTCAAAAACAACTTTGGTGAAGATGAGGATGGCTTTTTGTCCCTAACACTATCCAGAGAAGATATTTCCAATGTGGTGGGCACTGCTACGGAATCTGCCATCAGGATCATATCTGAGTTCAAGAAAAAAGGACTTATCCACACTTCAGGGAAAAAAATAGGCATCAAGGATGAGCGCAAACTTATGGAGCTCGTTGAAGGCTTTTGA
- a CDS encoding heavy metal translocating P-type ATPase metal-binding domain-containing protein produces the protein MTDLTCYHCGDECGKGTVQFDDKDFCCNGCKTVYEIFTSNGLSTYYEIEGKAGTTPNEIRQKYDFLDNQEIVQQLLEFNEDGVQVVSLSIPTIHCSSCIWVLENLNKLHSAIKVSQVDFPKKTIRVTYKTEDFSLKALVLLLGSIGYEPYISLEEYNKKGKKVDRSLIYKLGVAGFAFGNVMLFSFPEYFEVEEFWLDQYKHVFRWLMFAFSLPVVFYASQDYFISAYKGIRSKLLNIDVPIALGILVLFLRSTADIVFDLGSGFFDSLTGLVFFLLLGKFFQQKTYAYLSFERDYKSYFPIAVTRLKKNGEEENVQIYNIEVGDRVLIRSYEIIPVDCILIKGTAEIDYSFVTGESEAVFKESGEKLFAGGKQLSGVLEVEVLKSVSQSYLTQLWGNSIFSKDKASQFQTLTDSIGKRFTIAVLSIATLATVFWLIFDPSLALNVFTSVLIIACPCAIALAAPFTLGNMLRIFGKHKFYLKNTNVIERLSKIDTAIFDKTGTLTTNQKDTIHYEGMELTEEETALLKTTLRASNHPLSRSLYTILKSNAIMTLEEFQEHTGKGIEGKYNQHSIKVGSASYVGESKANALMNTSVYVSADEDIKGRFVFKNTYREGMSQIFDELSSDLELGILSGDNDGEKEQLQKVLPEKTKMLFDQRPEDKLEYIKNLQEKHKVLMVGDGLNDAGALAQSDVGLAVSENINVFSPACDGILDASKLQKLPKFIKLSKRSMSVIKMSFLLSLCYNVVGLYFAITGQLQPVIAAILMPLSSISIVVFTTLATNYLGKELKTLES, from the coding sequence ATGACAGACCTAACCTGTTATCATTGTGGGGACGAGTGTGGTAAAGGCACTGTTCAGTTTGATGATAAGGATTTTTGTTGTAATGGTTGCAAGACCGTTTACGAGATTTTTACGTCGAACGGACTGTCCACCTATTACGAAATAGAAGGTAAGGCAGGAACAACGCCGAATGAAATCCGTCAGAAATACGATTTTTTGGACAACCAAGAAATTGTACAACAGCTCTTGGAATTTAATGAAGACGGTGTGCAGGTGGTAAGTCTAAGCATTCCTACCATCCATTGCAGTTCCTGTATCTGGGTGCTGGAAAACCTGAACAAACTGCATTCGGCCATTAAAGTTTCACAAGTCGACTTTCCCAAAAAGACCATAAGGGTTACATACAAAACAGAAGATTTTTCCTTAAAGGCGCTGGTGCTTTTGTTGGGAAGCATCGGGTACGAGCCCTATATCTCTTTGGAGGAGTACAACAAGAAAGGGAAAAAGGTGGACCGTTCCTTAATATACAAATTGGGTGTGGCTGGTTTTGCCTTTGGCAATGTGATGCTGTTTTCGTTTCCTGAGTATTTTGAGGTCGAGGAATTTTGGCTGGACCAGTACAAGCACGTTTTCCGTTGGTTGATGTTCGCCTTTTCCCTGCCCGTGGTATTCTATGCTTCGCAAGATTATTTTATTTCCGCTTATAAGGGCATCCGCTCCAAACTGTTGAATATTGATGTGCCCATCGCCTTGGGAATATTGGTCCTCTTTTTACGGAGCACGGCAGACATTGTGTTTGATTTGGGCTCTGGTTTTTTTGATAGCCTCACGGGCTTGGTGTTCTTTCTGTTGTTGGGGAAATTCTTTCAACAAAAAACATACGCTTATCTTTCCTTTGAAAGGGATTACAAATCCTATTTTCCGATAGCCGTTACCCGCCTGAAGAAAAACGGGGAGGAGGAAAATGTTCAGATTTACAATATTGAGGTAGGGGACAGGGTGCTGATCCGTAGCTACGAGATCATTCCCGTGGATTGTATCCTCATCAAAGGAACCGCTGAAATCGATTACAGTTTTGTAACGGGCGAGTCCGAAGCCGTATTTAAGGAATCGGGAGAAAAACTGTTTGCGGGCGGCAAACAACTTTCAGGAGTTTTGGAAGTTGAGGTGTTAAAATCCGTATCCCAAAGCTATCTAACCCAACTGTGGGGCAACTCCATCTTTTCAAAAGACAAAGCCAGCCAGTTCCAGACCCTTACCGATAGTATTGGTAAACGATTTACCATTGCCGTGTTGAGCATTGCTACACTGGCCACTGTTTTTTGGTTGATTTTTGACCCGAGCTTGGCCCTCAATGTGTTCACTTCGGTATTGATTATTGCCTGTCCTTGTGCCATTGCTTTAGCGGCCCCCTTTACTTTGGGGAATATGCTTCGCATTTTTGGAAAGCATAAATTCTACCTGAAGAACACCAATGTAATTGAACGCTTGTCAAAAATTGATACCGCTATTTTTGATAAAACGGGAACGCTCACCACCAATCAAAAAGATACCATCCATTATGAAGGTATGGAACTTACGGAGGAAGAAACGGCACTTTTAAAAACAACCTTAAGGGCCTCCAACCACCCCTTAAGCCGCTCGCTCTACACTATTTTAAAGTCGAATGCCATCATGACCCTGGAAGAGTTCCAAGAACATACAGGAAAAGGCATTGAAGGGAAATACAACCAACATTCCATAAAAGTGGGGTCGGCTTCCTACGTTGGGGAAAGTAAGGCTAATGCCTTAATGAACACTTCGGTCTATGTGAGTGCAGATGAAGACATAAAAGGAAGATTTGTGTTCAAGAATACGTATCGGGAGGGGATGAGCCAAATATTTGATGAACTATCGAGCGATTTGGAACTTGGCATTCTTTCGGGCGATAACGATGGGGAAAAAGAACAGTTGCAAAAAGTACTTCCTGAAAAAACAAAGATGCTATTTGACCAAAGGCCGGAGGATAAGTTGGAATACATCAAAAATCTGCAGGAAAAGCACAAAGTTTTGATGGTGGGCGATGGATTGAACGATGCAGGCGCCTTGGCCCAAAGCGATGTGGGCTTGGCAGTTTCGGAGAACATCAACGTGTTTTCGCCAGCTTGTGACGGCATTTTGGACGCCAGCAAATTACAAAAGTTGCCAAAATTCATAAAACTGTCCAAGAGGTCCATGAGCGTTATAAAAATGAGTTTTTTGTTGTCGCTCTGCTACAATGTCGTAGGACTGTATTTTGCCATTACAGGCCAATTGCAGCCCGTGATAGCCGCTATTTTAATGCCATTGAGTTCCATTAGTATTGTGGTGTTCACCACCCTGGCAACAAATTATCTAGGAAAGGAATTAAAAACTTTAGAAAGCTGA
- the ccoS gene encoding cbb3-type cytochrome oxidase assembly protein CcoS: MSVIYVLLAISITVAVVFFVAFVFSVKSGQYDDTYTPSVRMLFEDEVVKDKDKSNLNKKEIKQTKSTNQ, from the coding sequence ATGAGTGTTATTTATGTGTTGTTGGCCATAAGCATAACGGTGGCCGTGGTCTTTTTTGTAGCCTTTGTTTTTTCGGTAAAAAGCGGACAATACGACGATACCTATACCCCATCGGTAAGAATGTTGTTTGAGGATGAGGTGGTCAAGGACAAGGATAAATCGAACCTAAATAAAAAGGAAATCAAACAAACTAAAAGTACAAACCAATAA
- the ccoN gene encoding cytochrome-c oxidase, cbb3-type subunit I, whose protein sequence is MEIQQFRYDNKIVQKFLYATILWGVVGMSVGLLLAFMFLFPNVTEGISWLSFGRLRPLHTNAVIFAFVGNAIFAGVYYSLQRLLKARMFSDVLSNINFWGWQLIIVAAALTLPLGYTTSKEYAELEWPIDLAIAVVWVVFGWNMIGTILKRRQRHLYVAIWFYLATFVTVAVLHIFNSLELPVTALKSYSVYAGVQDALVQWWYGHNAVAFFLTTPFLGLMYYFVPKAANRPIYSYRLSIVHFWSLIFIYIWAGPHHLLYSALPDWAQNLGVVFSVMLIAPSWGGMINGLLTLRGVWDKVRTDATLKFMVVAITGYGMATFEGPMLSLKNVNAIAHFSDWIIAHVHVGALAWNGFLTFGMIYWLVPRMFKTNLYSKGLANFHFWIGTLGIVLYALPMYVAGFTQALMWKEFNPDGTLVYGNFLETVTQIIPMYWMRAIGGSLYILGMFVLLYNVVRTIRSGSKVEDEAAEAPALERVAKRRVAGETFHNWLERKPVQLTILATIAILIGGIIQIVPTILVKSNIPTITSVKPYTPLELEGRDLYIREGCVGCHSQMIRPFRSEVERYGEYAKAGEFVYDHPFLWGSKRTGPDLLRVGGKYSDSWHLNHMYDPQSTSAGSIMPSYEWLVTDEHDRSDVQAKMETMVKLGVPYTEEDIANAPQSMAEQAAQIEKNLYTDPEFERTYEADKKYAEENGLDFVEMRDREIVALIAYLQRLGTDIKIEGTEETISQNK, encoded by the coding sequence ATGGAAATACAACAGTTCCGCTACGATAACAAAATCGTGCAAAAGTTCCTATACGCCACTATTCTATGGGGCGTGGTGGGTATGTCAGTAGGTCTCTTGTTGGCCTTTATGTTTTTGTTCCCCAATGTTACCGAAGGTATTTCTTGGTTAAGCTTTGGACGTTTGCGTCCACTGCATACCAATGCCGTGATCTTCGCATTTGTGGGTAACGCCATTTTTGCAGGGGTGTATTACTCGCTGCAACGTTTATTGAAAGCAAGAATGTTCAGTGATGTCCTGAGCAACATCAACTTTTGGGGCTGGCAATTGATCATTGTCGCCGCAGCCTTGACTTTGCCCTTGGGGTATACAACATCCAAAGAATACGCAGAATTGGAATGGCCGATAGATTTGGCCATTGCAGTGGTTTGGGTAGTTTTTGGCTGGAACATGATCGGTACCATCTTAAAAAGAAGGCAACGGCACCTATATGTGGCCATTTGGTTCTACCTTGCCACATTTGTAACCGTAGCCGTGTTGCACATCTTCAATAGCTTGGAGTTGCCAGTGACCGCATTGAAGAGTTACTCAGTTTATGCTGGTGTACAAGATGCTTTGGTACAATGGTGGTACGGTCACAATGCGGTTGCGTTTTTCTTGACCACGCCTTTCTTGGGGTTGATGTACTACTTTGTTCCCAAAGCGGCGAACAGGCCCATTTATTCCTATAGACTGTCCATCGTCCACTTCTGGTCGCTGATATTCATTTATATCTGGGCAGGTCCCCACCACTTGTTGTATTCTGCCTTGCCAGATTGGGCACAGAACCTAGGAGTGGTATTCTCCGTAATGTTGATAGCACCATCTTGGGGTGGTATGATCAACGGATTGTTGACCCTTCGCGGGGTGTGGGACAAGGTACGCACCGATGCTACATTAAAATTTATGGTAGTTGCCATTACAGGTTATGGTATGGCCACGTTTGAAGGCCCTATGCTTTCCTTGAAGAACGTAAATGCCATTGCACACTTTAGTGACTGGATCATTGCCCACGTGCACGTAGGTGCATTGGCCTGGAACGGGTTCTTGACCTTTGGTATGATCTATTGGTTGGTGCCCCGAATGTTCAAAACAAATTTGTATTCCAAAGGATTGGCCAACTTCCACTTCTGGATCGGAACCTTGGGTATTGTATTGTATGCCCTGCCCATGTACGTAGCTGGATTTACCCAAGCCTTGATGTGGAAAGAATTTAACCCGGATGGAACTTTGGTATATGGTAACTTCTTGGAAACCGTTACCCAAATCATCCCCATGTACTGGATGCGGGCCATTGGAGGTTCGTTGTACATCTTGGGTATGTTCGTGCTGCTGTATAATGTGGTAAGAACCATTAGATCAGGTAGCAAGGTTGAAGATGAAGCAGCAGAAGCTCCAGCATTGGAACGTGTTGCGAAAAGAAGAGTAGCTGGCGAAACTTTCCACAATTGGTTGGAAAGAAAACCAGTGCAGTTGACCATCTTGGCCACCATTGCCATTTTGATCGGAGGAATCATTCAGATTGTGCCCACCATTTTGGTAAAATCCAACATCCCGACCATAACAAGTGTTAAACCGTATACACCATTGGAACTGGAAGGACGAGACCTATATATCAGGGAAGGTTGCGTGGGCTGTCACTCACAAATGATTCGACCGTTCCGAAGTGAGGTGGAGCGTTATGGTGAGTACGCCAAGGCAGGGGAATTTGTGTACGACCACCCCTTCTTGTGGGGTAGTAAACGTACTGGCCCAGATTTATTACGGGTTGGAGGGAAATATTCCGATAGCTGGCACCTGAACCATATGTACGATCCACAAAGTACCTCGGCAGGCTCCATTATGCCATCGTATGAATGGTTGGTAACGGACGAGCACGACCGAAGCGATGTTCAGGCCAAAATGGAGACAATGGTTAAACTTGGAGTGCCTTATACAGAAGAAGACATTGCCAATGCTCCTCAATCCATGGCAGAACAGGCAGCACAAATAGAAAAGAACCTTTACACAGACCCAGAATTCGAGAGAACCTATGAAGCGGATAAAAAGTATGCTGAGGAAAACGGATTGGATTTTGTGGAAATGCGAGATCGTGAAATCGTGGCCCTGATAGCCTATCTGCAGCGATTGGGTACCGATATCAAAATTGAAGGAACAGAAGAAACTATATCTCAAAACAAATAG
- a CDS encoding cytochrome c oxidase subunit IV: MLKFVKEHMETIDGIANYPMVSLLIFFVFFVLLFWWVVTATKEHIKEMSELPLDNEDQQNKL; the protein is encoded by the coding sequence ATGTTGAAATTTGTAAAAGAACATATGGAAACCATTGATGGGATAGCCAACTACCCCATGGTTTCACTCCTCATCTTCTTTGTGTTTTTTGTTCTCTTGTTCTGGTGGGTAGTTACCGCCACCAAAGAACATATAAAGGAGATGTCCGAACTGCCCTTGGATAACGAAGATCAACAAAACAAACTATAA